The following coding sequences are from one Niveibacterium umoris window:
- the xdhA gene encoding xanthine dehydrogenase small subunit, with the protein MSARPIHFYFRGEVRQISGAPTTRSVLQWLREDAHATGTKEGCAEGDCGACTVVLGERDDAAPGGLRLSAVNACIQFLPTLDGKALFTVEDLAQGSELHPVQQAMVDCHGSQCGFCTPGFVMSLWADYEARPVAPTRDETLSVLSGNLCRCTGYRPIIDAATAAHTKPRVALDRTPVRAALDRIAALPALDYACDDAHFAAPRTLAALATAYAARPQARLLAGSTDIGLWVTKQMRALPDLIYLGAVAELRCITREADQLLIGAGVTLTDAFAALVDVLPAWRELAERFASMPIRNAGTLGGNIANGSPIGDSMPGLIALGATVVLQQGDVTREIALEDLYLGYQKTALQPGEFVRAVCVPLGESAPAHFRTWKLSKRADQDISSVCAGIAVWLTEGRVTSARVAFGGMAATSSRARHCEAALIGQAWSAETARNAMAALDADFTPLTDMRASAGYRRTAARNLVWRFWLETCTTQAAVTRLAEVSA; encoded by the coding sequence ATGAGCGCACGACCTATCCATTTCTACTTCCGCGGCGAAGTTCGCCAGATCAGCGGGGCACCGACCACGCGCAGCGTGCTGCAATGGCTGCGCGAGGACGCACACGCCACCGGCACCAAGGAGGGCTGCGCAGAAGGTGACTGCGGGGCCTGCACCGTGGTGCTCGGCGAGCGCGACGATGCGGCGCCCGGCGGCTTGCGGCTCAGCGCCGTCAACGCCTGCATCCAGTTCCTGCCCACGCTCGACGGCAAGGCGCTATTCACGGTGGAAGACCTCGCCCAGGGCAGCGAACTGCACCCGGTGCAGCAGGCGATGGTCGATTGCCATGGCTCTCAATGCGGCTTCTGCACCCCCGGTTTCGTGATGAGCCTGTGGGCCGACTACGAAGCGCGGCCCGTGGCGCCGACGCGCGACGAGACGCTCAGCGTGCTCTCCGGCAACCTGTGTCGCTGCACCGGCTACCGCCCGATCATCGATGCCGCGACTGCGGCGCACACGAAGCCGCGCGTCGCACTCGACCGTACCCCGGTGCGTGCTGCGCTGGACCGGATCGCGGCCCTGCCCGCGCTCGACTACGCCTGCGACGACGCGCACTTTGCTGCCCCGCGCACGCTCGCGGCGCTCGCGACGGCCTATGCCGCCCGGCCGCAGGCGCGCCTGCTCGCCGGTTCCACCGACATCGGTCTGTGGGTCACCAAGCAGATGCGTGCGCTCCCTGATCTGATCTATCTCGGCGCCGTCGCCGAGTTGCGCTGCATCACCCGCGAGGCTGACCAGTTGCTGATCGGCGCCGGAGTCACGCTCACCGATGCCTTCGCCGCCCTGGTCGACGTGTTGCCCGCCTGGCGCGAACTGGCCGAGCGCTTCGCATCGATGCCGATCCGCAACGCCGGCACCCTGGGTGGCAATATCGCCAACGGTTCGCCGATCGGCGACTCGATGCCGGGGCTGATCGCGCTCGGCGCGACGGTGGTGCTGCAGCAAGGTGACGTCACCCGCGAGATTGCACTCGAAGATCTCTACCTCGGTTACCAGAAGACGGCGCTGCAGCCCGGCGAATTCGTGCGCGCGGTGTGCGTGCCACTGGGTGAATCCGCCCCCGCTCACTTTCGCACCTGGAAGCTCAGCAAGCGCGCCGATCAGGACATCTCGTCGGTATGCGCCGGCATCGCGGTGTGGCTCACCGAGGGCCGCGTCACGTCGGCGCGGGTCGCGTTCGGCGGCATGGCGGCGACGTCGAGCCGGGCACGCCACTGTGAAGCCGCCTTGATCGGCCAGGCATGGTCCGCGGAGACGGCCCGCAACGCCATGGCAGCGCTGGATGCGGACTTCACGCCGCTCACCGACATGCGGGCGAGCGCCGGCTATCGACGCACCGCGGCGCGCAATCTGGTCTGGCGCTTCTGGCTGGAGACCTGCACCACACAGGCGGCAGTCACCCGCCTCGCGGAGGTGTCAGCATGA
- the xdhB gene encoding xanthine dehydrogenase molybdopterin binding subunit codes for MMIPRGVIGASLPHESAKLHVSGRAHYTDDLPLPAGALHAAFGSAPVAHGRITSLDLSAVRTAEGVVAVLTAADIPGQNNCGPVLHDDPILAEELVQFWGQPLFLVVATSHDAARRAARLARIEFETLPAVLTAEAAMAAESWVLPPVHVRRGDAVSALATAKHRLQGKASLGGQEHFYLEGQIAIATLRDDDSMHLNVSTQHPTEMQHMVAHALGWRAHQVSVECRRMGGGFGGKESQSSQISCAAAVAAWHTKRPVKLRLDRDDDMTVTGKRHDFHIEWDVGFDAEGRILGLALTLASRCGFSADLSGPINDRAIFCADNCYYLDAVAIRSLRCKTNTVSNTAFRGFGGPQGMFAIESIIDDIACHIGRDALEVRRVNFYGDSRGSARNVSHYGMKVEDNIAPALVEQLVRDCDYAARRVEVARFNAGSPVIKRGLALTPVKFGISFTATMYNQAGAQVAVYSDGTVLLTHGGTEMGQGLYTKIRQIVAHEFGLQVEDVRLSSTDTSRVPNTSATAASSGTDLNGKAAQAAARAIRGRLAAFIAARNSVNPEHVVFAGGRVIAGSEIISFIELVGQAYRSRIQLWDAGFYSTPKIHYDPHTMMGRPFYYFAYGAACAEVALDTLTGESRVLRVDILHDVGRSLNPAIDIGQIEGGFIQGMGWLTSEELWWKPDGRLMTHAPSTYKIPAVSDCPPVFNVKLFEGENVEDAIHKSKAVGEPPLMLGLAVFFALRDACAAATGGPVELSAPATPEALLRAIGGLAVEAAAA; via the coding sequence ATGATGATCCCGCGTGGCGTCATCGGCGCATCCCTGCCGCACGAAAGCGCAAAACTGCATGTCAGCGGCCGTGCGCACTACACCGACGATCTGCCGCTACCGGCCGGCGCGCTCCACGCCGCATTCGGCAGCGCCCCGGTCGCCCACGGGCGCATCACGTCGCTGGACCTGTCCGCCGTTCGCACTGCGGAGGGCGTGGTCGCGGTGCTCACCGCCGCCGACATTCCTGGCCAGAACAATTGCGGCCCGGTATTGCACGACGACCCGATTCTCGCCGAGGAATTGGTGCAGTTCTGGGGCCAACCGCTCTTTCTCGTCGTCGCCACCAGCCACGACGCCGCGCGCCGCGCCGCGCGCCTCGCCCGCATCGAATTCGAGACCTTGCCTGCGGTGCTGACGGCCGAAGCGGCTATGGCGGCCGAGAGTTGGGTGTTGCCGCCGGTGCACGTGCGCCGCGGTGACGCGGTGAGCGCACTGGCCACCGCCAAGCATCGCTTGCAGGGCAAGGCAAGCCTCGGCGGACAGGAACACTTCTACCTCGAAGGTCAGATCGCCATCGCCACGCTGCGCGACGACGATTCGATGCACCTGAACGTGTCGACCCAGCATCCGACCGAGATGCAGCACATGGTGGCGCATGCACTGGGCTGGCGTGCGCATCAGGTGAGCGTGGAATGCCGTCGCATGGGCGGCGGCTTCGGCGGCAAGGAATCGCAGTCGTCGCAGATCAGCTGCGCCGCCGCAGTGGCAGCCTGGCACACCAAGCGCCCTGTGAAACTGCGGCTGGATCGTGACGACGACATGACGGTCACCGGCAAGCGCCATGACTTCCATATCGAGTGGGACGTCGGCTTCGATGCCGAAGGTCGCATCCTCGGGCTGGCGCTCACACTAGCGTCGCGCTGCGGCTTCTCGGCCGACCTCTCCGGCCCGATCAACGACCGCGCAATCTTCTGCGCCGACAACTGCTACTACCTCGACGCGGTTGCGATCCGCAGCCTGCGCTGCAAGACGAATACCGTGTCGAACACGGCCTTCCGCGGTTTCGGCGGCCCGCAGGGCATGTTCGCGATCGAAAGCATCATCGACGACATCGCGTGTCATATCGGCCGCGATGCACTCGAAGTGCGGCGGGTGAATTTCTATGGCGACAGCCGTGGCAGCGCCCGCAATGTCTCGCATTACGGCATGAAGGTGGAAGACAACATCGCCCCGGCGCTGGTCGAGCAACTGGTGCGCGATTGCGACTACGCCGCGCGTCGGGTGGAGGTCGCGCGCTTCAATGCCGGCAGCCCGGTCATCAAGCGCGGTCTGGCGCTGACGCCGGTAAAGTTCGGCATCTCTTTCACCGCCACGATGTACAACCAGGCCGGCGCGCAGGTGGCGGTGTATTCGGACGGCACCGTGCTGCTGACCCATGGCGGCACCGAAATGGGCCAGGGCCTCTACACCAAGATCCGCCAGATCGTGGCGCACGAATTCGGCCTGCAGGTGGAGGACGTGCGCCTCTCGTCCACCGACACCAGCCGCGTGCCGAACACGTCGGCGACGGCTGCGTCGAGCGGCACCGACCTCAATGGCAAGGCAGCCCAGGCGGCGGCACGTGCGATCCGGGGGCGCCTGGCCGCCTTCATCGCAGCGCGCAATTCGGTGAATCCGGAGCATGTGGTATTTGCCGGCGGACGCGTCATCGCAGGTAGCGAGATCATCTCCTTCATCGAACTGGTCGGGCAGGCCTATCGATCGCGCATCCAGCTCTGGGACGCCGGTTTTTACAGCACGCCAAAGATCCACTACGACCCGCACACCATGATGGGTCGCCCCTTCTACTACTTCGCCTATGGCGCCGCGTGTGCCGAGGTGGCACTCGATACGCTCACCGGCGAGAGCCGCGTGTTGCGCGTCGACATCCTGCACGACGTCGGCCGCAGCCTGAACCCGGCGATCGATATCGGCCAGATCGAGGGCGGCTTCATCCAGGGCATGGGCTGGCTGACCAGCGAAGAGCTGTGGTGGAAACCGGACGGACGGCTGATGACGCATGCACCGTCCACCTACAAGATCCCCGCGGTGTCCGACTGCCCGCCGGTGTTCAACGTGAAGCTTTTCGAGGGCGAAAACGTCGAGGACGCGATCCACAAATCCAAGGCTGTCGGTGAGCCGCCCTTGATGCTCGGCCTCGCGGTGTTCTTCGCGCTGCGAGATGCCTGTGCAGCGGCTACCGGAGGGCCGGTCGAGCTCTCGGCCCCCGCCACACCGGAGGCGCTGTTGCGCGCCATCGGTGGCCTTGCTGTCGAAGCGGCCGCGGCATGA
- the xdhC gene encoding xanthine dehydrogenase accessory protein XdhC: protein MNEWLNQIAPLLAADGSLMLITVVMAQGSTPREAGAAMVVSARQTADTIGGGHLEWEATAIARALLRDGTRLRTVRFSLGASLGQCCGGAVWLLFERIEPDSALMWRHRAAALARGEHLARTVASIDVQSTWSLLPSGHAHARFARDPDGSSWQFQQQIGEPPFPICIFGAGHVGEALVRVLAPLGAQIDWIDPRDDVFPAGLPANVRTHCTDAPEQAVADAPPGTCFIVLTHSHALDFELCLAIYRRKDFAYFGLIGSATKRAKFEHRLIERGIAPERMDELTCPIGIDGIQSKLPQSIAIGVAAQLLQLRETRMLLQHASQQAASVFADAHCNANGTQR, encoded by the coding sequence ATGAACGAATGGCTCAACCAGATCGCGCCGCTGCTGGCAGCGGATGGGTCACTGATGCTGATCACGGTGGTGATGGCTCAGGGCTCCACGCCGCGCGAGGCGGGTGCGGCGATGGTGGTGAGCGCCAGGCAAACAGCCGACACCATTGGCGGCGGCCACCTCGAATGGGAAGCCACGGCGATTGCGCGCGCCCTGTTACGTGACGGCACCCGCCTGCGCACCGTGCGATTCTCGCTCGGCGCAAGCCTCGGGCAATGCTGCGGCGGCGCGGTGTGGCTGCTCTTCGAGCGCATCGAACCCGACAGCGCGCTGATGTGGCGGCATCGCGCCGCGGCGCTTGCACGTGGCGAGCACCTTGCGCGTACGGTGGCGAGCATCGACGTGCAATCGACGTGGTCGCTGCTGCCCAGCGGCCATGCTCATGCCAGGTTCGCCCGCGATCCGGATGGCAGCAGCTGGCAGTTTCAGCAACAGATCGGCGAGCCGCCCTTCCCGATCTGCATCTTTGGTGCCGGCCATGTCGGCGAAGCGCTGGTGCGCGTACTCGCACCACTCGGCGCGCAGATCGACTGGATCGACCCGCGCGACGACGTATTTCCCGCCGGGCTACCGGCCAACGTGCGCACCCATTGCACCGACGCACCGGAACAGGCAGTGGCAGACGCCCCGCCCGGCACCTGCTTCATCGTGCTGACGCACAGCCACGCGCTGGATTTCGAGCTGTGTCTGGCGATCTACCGCCGCAAGGATTTCGCCTACTTCGGCCTGATCGGTTCCGCGACCAAACGCGCAAAGTTCGAGCACCGCCTCATTGAACGGGGCATTGCGCCCGAGCGCATGGATGAACTGACCTGCCCGATCGGCATCGACGGTATCCAGAGCAAGCTGCCGCAATCGATAGCCATAGGCGTCGCCGCACAACTGCTGCAGTTGCGCGAGACGCGAATGCTGCTGCAACACGCCTCGCAACAAGCGGCATCGGTATTCGCCGACGCGCACTGCAACGCCAACGGAACCCAGCGATGA
- a CDS encoding ABC transporter ATP-binding protein: MIPEPPVPLHGEPRLQLLHISKRYPSVLANDDVSLVVRPGEIHAVLGENGAGKSTLMKVIYGAVKADMGEIMWNGRQVDIPDPAAARALGIGMVFQHFSLFETLTVVENIALSLGGEFDLASLAVKVKEVSQRYGLPLDPLRHVHSLSVGERQRVEIVRCLLQNPQLLILDEPTSVLTPQAVRKLFETLRQLASEGVSILYISHKLDEIRELCERATVMRGGRVTGEADPRQESSASLARMMIGRELPHCVAPVFDGERKPLLEVRALSREPDDAFGTRLTDIALTVHSGEVVGIAGISGNGQTELLAALSGETPVARDMVQLCGEAVGHRDAGARRDRGLSFVPEERLGRGAVPAMSLADNALLTAHRQGLVRHGLRRFAAAREFAQRCIERFDVRCGGTGAVARSLSGGNLQKFIVGREIMQAPKVMIVAQPTWGVDVGASAFLRQTLLDLSRSGVGVLVISEELEELFEICDRIAVLAGGRLSPAVPREQTNAEAIGLAMSGLFAQPTPESAHAA; the protein is encoded by the coding sequence ATGATTCCAGAGCCACCCGTACCTCTCCACGGCGAACCCCGCCTGCAGTTGCTGCACATCTCAAAACGCTACCCCTCTGTGCTGGCAAATGACGATGTCAGCCTGGTCGTGCGACCGGGCGAAATCCACGCCGTGCTGGGCGAAAACGGTGCAGGCAAGAGCACCCTGATGAAGGTGATCTACGGCGCGGTGAAAGCCGACATGGGCGAGATCATGTGGAACGGACGTCAGGTCGATATCCCCGACCCCGCCGCCGCCCGCGCGCTGGGCATCGGCATGGTGTTCCAGCACTTCTCGCTGTTCGAAACGCTGACCGTGGTGGAGAACATCGCGCTCTCACTCGGCGGTGAATTCGATCTCGCGAGCCTTGCGGTCAAGGTGAAGGAAGTGTCGCAGCGCTATGGCCTGCCGCTCGATCCGTTGCGCCACGTGCACAGCCTTTCGGTCGGAGAGCGGCAGCGGGTCGAGATCGTGCGCTGCCTGCTGCAGAACCCGCAGCTCTTGATCCTCGACGAGCCGACCTCGGTGCTCACGCCGCAAGCCGTGCGCAAGCTGTTCGAAACGCTGCGCCAGCTTGCCAGCGAGGGCGTCAGCATCCTCTACATCAGCCACAAGCTCGACGAGATCCGCGAACTGTGCGAACGCGCCACCGTGATGCGCGGCGGCCGCGTCACCGGCGAAGCCGACCCGCGCCAGGAAAGCTCGGCCAGCCTCGCACGCATGATGATCGGCCGCGAACTGCCGCACTGTGTGGCGCCGGTATTCGACGGCGAGCGCAAGCCGCTGCTGGAGGTCCGTGCACTGTCGCGCGAGCCGGACGATGCCTTCGGCACGCGCCTCACCGACATTGCGCTCACCGTGCATAGCGGCGAGGTGGTCGGCATCGCCGGCATCTCCGGCAACGGGCAGACCGAACTGCTCGCCGCGCTGTCGGGCGAAACGCCGGTCGCGCGGGACATGGTGCAATTGTGCGGTGAGGCCGTGGGCCACCGCGATGCCGGCGCGCGGCGTGATCGCGGGCTCTCGTTCGTGCCGGAAGAGCGGCTCGGGCGCGGCGCAGTGCCGGCGATGTCGCTCGCCGACAACGCGCTGCTCACCGCACACCGGCAAGGGCTGGTGCGCCACGGGCTGCGCCGCTTCGCCGCGGCGCGCGAATTTGCCCAACGCTGTATCGAGCGCTTCGACGTGCGCTGCGGTGGTACCGGCGCGGTGGCGCGCAGTCTTTCCGGCGGCAACCTGCAGAAGTTCATCGTCGGGCGGGAAATCATGCAAGCACCCAAGGTGATGATCGTCGCCCAGCCGACCTGGGGCGTCGATGTCGGCGCTTCGGCCTTCCTGCGCCAGACCCTGCTCGACCTCTCGCGCAGCGGAGTCGGCGTGCTGGTGATCTCGGAAGAACTCGAAGAGCTGTTCGAGATCTGCGACCGCATCGCGGTGCTGGCCGGCGGGCGCCTCTCGCCCGCGGTGCCGCGCGAACAGACCAACGCCGAGGCGATCGGGCTCGCGATGTCCGGCCTCTTTGCCCAACCCACGCCGGAGAGCGCCCATGCTGCTTGA
- a CDS encoding ABC transporter permease: MLLEPRATPSRWMNYAAPLLAILLTLGVGALLFTALGKDPKEAFHVFFIGPLADANGWSELLLKAAPLILIAEGLAIGFRARIFNIGAEGQLIMGAIFGGGVAIAFPESQSAWLLPAMVLAGATGGALWGAIPALLKTRFNAEETLTTLMLAYVANLVLAWLVSDPWRDPGGMNFPQSVMFGDAALFSMLFEGLRLNTSVFITGVAVLLFWLFVSKSFLSYQVTVGGLAPQAARYAGFPASRTVWLSLVLSGLTAGLAGIGEVAGPVGQLNLNISPGYGYAAIIVAWIGRLHPVGIVFSGLLMALIYLGGEAAQMALQTPAAITGIFQGMLLFFLLACDVFIDFRLRKPLEKRRAAALAKKAIA, encoded by the coding sequence ATGCTGCTTGAACCCCGCGCCACCCCGTCGCGCTGGATGAACTACGCTGCGCCACTGCTCGCGATCCTGCTGACGCTCGGCGTCGGTGCGCTGCTCTTCACCGCACTCGGCAAAGACCCGAAAGAGGCGTTCCATGTCTTCTTCATCGGCCCGCTGGCGGACGCCAACGGCTGGAGCGAGCTACTGCTCAAGGCCGCCCCGCTGATCCTGATCGCCGAAGGGCTCGCAATCGGTTTCCGCGCCCGGATCTTCAACATCGGCGCCGAGGGCCAGCTGATTATGGGCGCGATCTTCGGTGGCGGCGTCGCAATAGCATTCCCCGAATCGCAAAGTGCCTGGCTACTGCCGGCTATGGTGCTCGCTGGCGCAACCGGTGGTGCGCTGTGGGGCGCGATACCGGCACTGCTCAAGACGCGATTCAACGCCGAAGAGACCCTCACCACGCTGATGCTGGCCTACGTCGCCAACCTGGTGCTTGCCTGGCTGGTGAGCGACCCGTGGCGTGATCCGGGCGGCATGAATTTCCCGCAGTCGGTGATGTTCGGCGACGCCGCGCTGTTCTCGATGCTGTTCGAGGGGCTGCGCCTGAACACCTCGGTGTTCATCACCGGGGTCGCCGTGCTGCTGTTCTGGCTGTTCGTGTCGAAGAGCTTCCTGTCCTACCAGGTCACGGTCGGTGGCCTTGCGCCGCAGGCCGCGCGCTACGCGGGCTTCCCGGCCAGCCGCACGGTCTGGCTCAGCCTGGTGCTCTCCGGCCTCACCGCCGGGCTGGCCGGCATAGGCGAAGTCGCCGGCCCGGTCGGGCAACTGAACCTGAACATCTCGCCGGGGTATGGCTACGCCGCGATCATCGTTGCCTGGATCGGGCGTCTACACCCTGTTGGCATTGTGTTCTCTGGCCTCTTGATGGCGCTGATCTACCTCGGCGGTGAAGCCGCGCAGATGGCGCTGCAAACACCGGCCGCGATCACCGGCATCTTCCAGGGCATGTTGTTGTTCTTCCTGCTTGCCTGCGACGTGTTCATCGACTTCCGCCTGCGCAAGCCACTCGAAAAACGCCGCGCCGCCGCGCTCGCCAAAAAGGCCATCGCATGA
- a CDS encoding ABC transporter permease: MIEHLIPILAGTLGAATPLIYAGLGELVAERSGVINLGVEGMMLIGAVAGFAAAVETGGGAGAGFLAGAAAGTFAALCFAVLTMSLAANQSAAGLALTIFGIGLSAFIGQHYVSHSLPGLKPVALPLLSSIPLLGPVFFTQDMGVYLSFVFFGIVWWVLAKTKLGLMLRAVGESPESAHALGFPVFAIRYGAVLFGGAMAGIAGAYLSTVYTPMWVQNMSAGRGWIAVALVVFATWRPGRLLLGAWLFGGVTILQFHAQALGVRVPSQLLSALPYIATIVVLVLISRDRKLLQLNLPASLGKSFVPGR, from the coding sequence ATGATCGAACACCTGATCCCGATTCTCGCCGGCACCTTGGGGGCTGCCACGCCGTTGATCTACGCCGGGCTCGGCGAACTGGTTGCCGAACGCAGCGGCGTCATCAACCTCGGCGTCGAAGGCATGATGCTGATCGGCGCCGTCGCCGGCTTTGCCGCCGCGGTGGAAACCGGTGGCGGCGCAGGGGCCGGCTTCCTTGCGGGCGCTGCCGCCGGCACCTTCGCGGCGCTGTGCTTCGCGGTGCTCACGATGTCGCTGGCCGCGAACCAGTCCGCTGCGGGGCTCGCACTGACGATCTTCGGCATCGGCCTCTCCGCCTTTATCGGCCAGCACTACGTCAGCCACAGCCTGCCCGGCCTCAAGCCGGTTGCGCTGCCGCTGCTCTCGTCCATTCCGCTACTCGGCCCGGTGTTCTTCACTCAGGACATGGGCGTGTACCTGTCCTTCGTGTTCTTCGGCATCGTCTGGTGGGTGCTGGCGAAGACCAAGCTGGGCCTGATGCTGCGCGCGGTTGGCGAATCGCCCGAATCGGCGCATGCGCTGGGCTTTCCAGTGTTCGCGATCCGCTATGGCGCGGTGCTGTTCGGCGGTGCGATGGCAGGCATCGCGGGGGCCTACCTCTCGACCGTCTACACCCCGATGTGGGTGCAGAACATGAGCGCCGGGCGCGGCTGGATCGCCGTGGCGCTGGTCGTATTCGCAACCTGGAGGCCGGGCCGCCTGCTGCTCGGCGCCTGGCTGTTCGGCGGCGTCACGATCCTGCAGTTCCATGCGCAAGCGCTGGGCGTGCGGGTGCCATCGCAGTTGCTCTCCGCCCTGCCCTACATCGCCACCATTGTGGTGCTGGTGCTGATCTCGCGCGACCGCAAGCTGCTGCAGCTGAACCTGCCCGCCTCGCTCGGCAAGAGCTTCGTGCCAGGGCGCTGA
- a CDS encoding 8-oxoguanine deaminase, protein MTTLLLQHADVLLTMDAARREIADGAVLIRDGVIETVGTTDELAVLCAHAGVAPDETIELRGHVLMPGLVNTHHHMYQSLTRAMPAAQDAELFDWLRALYPVWAGLTPEMIHASTQTAMAELILSGCTTSSDHLYIYPNGSRLDDSIAAAQEIGMRFTACRGSMSVGQSKGGLPPDEVVEREDAILTDTRRLIETWHDPRRHSMLHVAVAPCSPFSVSRELMRESAELARHYGVRLHTHLAENDKDISYSREVFGMTPAEYAQSLGWTGDDVWHAHCVKLDAPGIALFARSGTGVAHCPCSNMRLASGIAPIPQMRAAGVPVGLGVDGSASNDGAHMLGEARQAMLLARVGHGPAALSARQALELATLGGARVLGRDDIGAIAPGMSADCVAFATGGVSLAGGAVHDPVAALLFCTPPQVSLSVINGRVVVREGQLTTIDLPRVLERHNRFAIALAAGHA, encoded by the coding sequence ATGACGACGCTTTTGCTGCAGCACGCCGATGTGCTGCTGACGATGGACGCTGCGCGCCGCGAGATCGCGGACGGCGCAGTGCTGATCCGCGATGGCGTGATCGAAACCGTCGGCACCACCGATGAACTCGCCGTGCTCTGCGCGCACGCCGGTGTGGCGCCGGACGAAACGATCGAGCTGCGCGGTCATGTGCTGATGCCCGGCCTCGTAAACACCCATCACCACATGTACCAGAGCCTGACCCGCGCAATGCCTGCCGCGCAGGACGCGGAGCTGTTCGACTGGCTGCGCGCGCTCTACCCGGTCTGGGCCGGGCTCACGCCGGAGATGATCCATGCTTCGACGCAGACGGCGATGGCGGAGCTGATCCTTTCTGGCTGCACGACTTCGTCCGACCACCTCTACATCTATCCGAACGGCAGCCGGCTCGACGATTCGATCGCCGCCGCGCAGGAGATCGGCATGCGCTTCACCGCGTGCCGCGGCAGCATGAGCGTGGGCCAGTCGAAAGGCGGCTTGCCGCCGGACGAAGTGGTGGAGCGCGAGGACGCGATCCTCACCGACACCCGGCGACTGATCGAGACCTGGCACGACCCGCGGCGGCATTCGATGCTGCATGTGGCGGTGGCGCCCTGCTCGCCCTTCTCGGTGTCGCGTGAGTTGATGCGCGAATCGGCCGAGCTGGCGCGCCACTACGGCGTGCGCCTGCACACCCACCTCGCCGAGAACGACAAGGACATCTCGTACAGCCGCGAAGTCTTCGGCATGACGCCGGCCGAATACGCTCAATCGCTGGGCTGGACGGGCGACGATGTATGGCACGCGCACTGCGTGAAACTGGACGCGCCGGGCATTGCGCTCTTCGCACGCAGCGGCACCGGCGTGGCGCACTGCCCATGCTCGAACATGCGACTGGCCTCTGGCATCGCGCCGATTCCGCAGATGCGCGCGGCGGGGGTGCCGGTCGGTCTGGGCGTCGACGGTTCGGCATCGAACGACGGTGCGCACATGCTAGGCGAAGCGCGGCAGGCGATGCTGCTGGCGCGCGTCGGCCACGGCCCCGCTGCGCTCAGCGCGCGCCAGGCGCTGGAACTGGCAACGCTGGGCGGCGCCCGCGTGCTGGGCCGCGACGACATCGGCGCGATCGCGCCCGGCATGAGCGCAGATTGCGTTGCGTTCGCGACTGGTGGCGTCAGCCTTGCGGGCGGCGCGGTGCACGACCCGGTTGCCGCGCTGCTGTTCTGCACCCCGCCGCAGGTGAGCCTGTCGGTGATCAACGGCCGTGTGGTGGTGCGAGAAGGTCAGCTCACGACGATCGACCTGCCACGGGTACTGGAGCGCCACAACCGCTTCGCGATCGCGCTCGCAGCGGGGCACGCATGA